A genomic segment from Brevundimonas sp. SORGH_AS_0993 encodes:
- the ybaK gene encoding Cys-tRNA(Pro) deacylase — protein MSKTTPATLALSRAGIAFTLHPYDYDPEAPRTGLQAAAALGQAPEQVFKTLMTLIDGAPACVVAPSDGEVSMKKLAAVFGGKSAQMMKPAEAERLTGYKVGGVSPFGQRKAVRTVIDETAILFDQLMINAGQRGLLLAIAPEDAVKAAGAVLADVAA, from the coding sequence ATGTCCAAGACCACGCCGGCGACCCTGGCCCTGAGCCGGGCCGGGATCGCCTTCACCCTGCATCCCTATGACTACGACCCCGAGGCGCCGCGCACGGGCCTGCAGGCGGCCGCAGCCCTGGGACAGGCGCCGGAGCAGGTGTTCAAGACCCTGATGACCCTGATCGACGGGGCGCCCGCCTGCGTGGTCGCGCCTTCGGACGGCGAGGTCAGCATGAAGAAGCTGGCGGCGGTCTTCGGCGGCAAGTCGGCCCAGATGATGAAGCCCGCCGAGGCCGAACGCCTGACCGGCTACAAGGTCGGCGGGGTCAGCCCCTTCGGCCAGCGCAAGGCGGTGCGGACCGTGATCGACGAGACGGCGATCCTGTTCGACCAGCTGATGATCAACGCCGGCCAGCGGGGGCTGCTGCTGGCCATCGCGCCCGAGGACGCGGTGAAGGCCGCCGGCGCCGTCCTGGCCGATGTCGCCGCCTAG
- a CDS encoding ATP-dependent DNA helicase, producing MGAEPWADLPPALATPPGAGAVCDEAGTRKIGRGAAEGFFSTGPVLVAHASLTARRLGLTPPARSSDLMDVLELYAFVRPARFCAPSPAGLALSLGLAEPKSAEEQAAALREAAGLLLRELAQPAYAEREAAYVLALTMQRAGWAWGERVVQALEAGGVRARQHRGSGLDVWSRLTEWEDEAPRGEAGSAPVDSESARIRLEKLLQASGLDETRPTQSDYAAEAAFAFSPRNEEGRPRVLLAEAGTGTGKTLGYLAPASLWAERNQGAAWISTYTRALQRQIDRESHSLWPDPAERKKKAVIRKGRENYLCVLNLQDMVQAAQLGNGDLIGLALAGRWALHTRDGDMTGGDFPGWLPGLFALPVAHAASAANLVDRRGECVHAACPHYRTCFVEKTIRASRRADLVIANHALVLTQAAFDGARSARGQKQDGETAALKRIVFDEGHHLFDAADSAFSACLSGQEAAELRRWIRGPEGRGRRGRGLEQRLGDLVNDNEAAMKALQDAIRAAAALPGEGVSGRVAPASGEVNPIGPIEAFLAAALDQLRARTAETNTYGGSDFGMECALKPVTDPVAETARAAAQALAAIEAPLLALARHLEDVLDDEAAELDGSQRSRIEGALRGLDRRARMTLPGWRSMLAALEDGGDQPDPDFVDWLSAETAFGRIHDVALRRHWIDPTVPLEAAVIAPSHGVLVTSATLSDPLQDDPFDLARMRTGSARLIEPPRTLKVESPFDYAANSRVIVVNDLVKDDPRQTAAAMRELFLAAGGGGLGLFTAIRRLKAVYERLGPDLARSGVPLYAQHVDPLEVGALVDMFRVEENSCLLGTDAVRDGVDVPGRSLRVLAFDRVPWPRPDLLHKARRERLGGKGYDDALARARIAQAFGRLIRRGDDKGVFLMLDAATPTRLFASLPPGVEVQRMGLAEAVDLTSAFLNPETT from the coding sequence ATGGGCGCCGAGCCTTGGGCGGACCTGCCGCCGGCGCTGGCAACGCCGCCGGGAGCGGGGGCGGTGTGCGACGAAGCGGGGACCCGGAAGATCGGGCGCGGAGCGGCTGAGGGGTTCTTCAGCACCGGGCCGGTGCTGGTGGCCCATGCGTCGCTGACGGCGCGGCGGCTGGGGCTGACGCCGCCAGCGCGGTCGTCCGATCTGATGGATGTGCTGGAGCTGTACGCCTTCGTGCGGCCGGCGCGGTTCTGCGCGCCATCGCCGGCGGGGCTGGCGCTTTCGTTGGGATTGGCCGAACCGAAGTCGGCGGAGGAACAGGCGGCGGCCCTGCGCGAGGCTGCGGGGCTGCTGCTGCGCGAACTGGCCCAGCCGGCCTATGCCGAGCGTGAGGCCGCCTATGTTCTGGCCCTGACGATGCAGCGTGCCGGCTGGGCCTGGGGCGAGCGGGTGGTGCAGGCGCTGGAGGCGGGCGGGGTGCGGGCGCGCCAGCATCGCGGATCGGGTCTGGACGTCTGGTCGCGCCTGACCGAATGGGAGGACGAGGCGCCGCGCGGCGAAGCGGGATCGGCCCCGGTCGACAGCGAGAGCGCCCGCATCCGGCTGGAGAAACTGCTTCAGGCCTCGGGCCTGGACGAGACGCGGCCGACCCAGTCCGACTACGCCGCCGAGGCGGCCTTCGCCTTTTCCCCCCGCAACGAGGAGGGGCGGCCCCGCGTCCTGCTGGCGGAAGCCGGCACCGGCACCGGCAAGACCCTCGGCTATCTGGCGCCCGCCTCCCTGTGGGCCGAGCGGAACCAGGGGGCGGCCTGGATCTCCACCTATACCCGCGCCCTGCAGCGCCAGATCGACCGCGAGAGCCATTCGCTGTGGCCCGATCCGGCCGAGCGCAAGAAGAAGGCGGTGATCCGCAAGGGGCGCGAGAACTATCTGTGCGTCCTGAACCTGCAGGACATGGTCCAGGCGGCGCAACTGGGGAATGGCGACCTGATCGGCCTGGCGCTGGCCGGGCGCTGGGCCTTGCATACGCGCGACGGCGACATGACGGGCGGGGACTTCCCCGGCTGGCTGCCCGGCCTGTTCGCCCTGCCGGTGGCCCATGCGGCGAGCGCGGCCAATCTGGTGGATCGGCGCGGCGAATGCGTCCACGCCGCCTGTCCGCACTATCGCACCTGTTTCGTGGAGAAGACCATCCGCGCCAGCCGCCGCGCCGACCTGGTCATCGCCAACCACGCCCTGGTCCTGACCCAGGCCGCGTTCGACGGCGCGCGCTCGGCGCGGGGCCAGAAACAGGACGGCGAGACGGCGGCCCTGAAGCGGATCGTCTTCGACGAGGGCCACCATCTGTTCGACGCGGCCGACAGCGCCTTTTCCGCCTGCCTGTCGGGCCAGGAGGCGGCCGAGCTGCGGCGCTGGATCCGAGGGCCGGAGGGGCGGGGGCGTCGCGGGCGCGGGCTGGAGCAGCGGCTGGGCGATCTGGTCAACGACAACGAGGCGGCGATGAAGGCGCTGCAGGACGCCATCCGAGCCGCCGCCGCCCTGCCGGGCGAAGGCGTGTCGGGCCGCGTCGCGCCGGCCTCGGGCGAAGTGAACCCCATCGGCCCGATCGAAGCCTTCCTTGCGGCCGCCCTGGACCAGTTGCGGGCCCGCACGGCCGAGACGAACACCTATGGCGGGTCCGATTTCGGCATGGAGTGCGCGCTGAAACCCGTCACCGATCCGGTGGCCGAAACCGCGCGGGCGGCGGCCCAGGCCCTGGCCGCCATCGAGGCGCCGCTGCTGGCCCTGGCGCGGCATCTGGAGGACGTGCTGGACGACGAGGCGGCGGAACTGGACGGGTCGCAGCGGTCGCGGATCGAGGGGGCGTTGCGCGGGCTGGACCGGCGCGCGCGCATGACCCTGCCGGGGTGGCGATCCATGTTGGCGGCGCTGGAGGACGGGGGCGATCAGCCCGATCCCGACTTCGTCGACTGGCTGTCAGCCGAGACGGCGTTCGGCCGCATTCACGACGTGGCCCTGCGTCGTCACTGGATCGACCCCACCGTGCCGCTGGAGGCCGCCGTGATCGCGCCGTCGCACGGGGTGCTGGTGACGTCCGCCACCCTGTCCGATCCGTTGCAGGACGATCCATTCGATCTGGCGCGGATGCGGACCGGATCGGCGCGTTTGATCGAACCGCCCCGCACCCTGAAGGTCGAGAGCCCGTTCGACTATGCCGCCAACAGCCGGGTCATCGTCGTCAACGATCTGGTCAAGGACGATCCGCGCCAGACGGCGGCGGCGATGCGCGAACTGTTCCTGGCGGCGGGCGGCGGGGGTCTGGGCCTGTTCACCGCCATCCGCCGGCTGAAGGCGGTCTATGAGCGGCTGGGCCCGGACCTGGCCCGGTCAGGCGTGCCGCTCTACGCCCAGCACGTCGATCCGTTGGAGGTCGGGGCGCTGGTGGATATGTTCCGGGTGGAGGAGAATTCCTGCCTCTTGGGCACCGACGCCGTGCGCGACGGGGTGGACGTGCCGGGCCGCAGCTTGCGGGTCCTGGCCTTCGACCGCGTGCCTTGGCCGCGCCCGGACCTGCTGCACAAGGCGCGGCGCGAGCGGCTGGGTGGAAAAGGCTATGACGACGCCCTGGCCCGCGCCCGCATCGCCCAGGCGTTCGGCCGGCTGATCCGGCGCGGCGACGACAAGGGGGTGTTTCTGATGCTGGACGCCGCCACCCCCACCCGCCTGTTCGCCAGCCTGCCGCCGGGCGTGGAGGTTCAGCGCATGGGCCTGGCCGAGGCGGTAGACCTGACCAGCGCCTTTCTGAACCCCGAGACGACCTGA
- the rhuM gene encoding RhuM family protein, with amino-acid sequence MSDVHMPDSTPGGPVTLREDGDTGDRFLVYAAKDGVRAELRVLGDTFWATQAQMAHMFGVDVRTVSEHIQNIFSDAELLPDSVIRESRITAADGKTYRTNLYSLDVVIAVGYRVSSRLGTMFRIWATRVLMSYLTKGFVIDDDRLRNPGGPDVFDELLERIRDIRSSEKRMWTRILELATFCADYSPADKSLHAEFFADIQNTLHWAVLQKTASDLVVERVDHRKETAGVLSFKGKSPTVEEAKVAKNLMHEPEIKALNHITSLMLEFFDSQVEQRRMTTLAEFQSKLRDLIKLDGRPLKPLGASTSVSHASAAAHASKEIKAYKDRRRLEAEKAGEEQLRKIAKDLKDKKRPK; translated from the coding sequence ATGAGCGACGTTCACATGCCTGATTCCACGCCCGGCGGTCCGGTCACGCTGAGAGAAGACGGGGATACGGGTGATCGGTTCCTTGTCTATGCCGCCAAGGATGGCGTCAGGGCCGAACTTCGCGTGCTGGGCGACACCTTCTGGGCCACACAGGCGCAAATGGCGCATATGTTTGGCGTCGATGTCCGCACGGTCAGCGAGCATATCCAGAACATTTTTTCGGATGCCGAATTGCTCCCGGATTCAGTTATCCGGGAATCCCGGATAACTGCCGCAGACGGCAAGACCTACCGCACCAATCTCTACAGTCTCGATGTGGTGATCGCGGTGGGCTACCGCGTCAGTTCGCGGCTTGGAACAATGTTCCGCATCTGGGCGACCCGGGTGCTGATGTCCTATCTGACCAAGGGCTTCGTCATCGACGATGATCGCCTGAGGAATCCGGGCGGGCCGGATGTCTTCGACGAGCTGTTGGAGCGCATCCGCGATATCCGCTCATCAGAAAAGCGGATGTGGACGCGCATTCTGGAACTCGCGACCTTCTGCGCGGACTATAGTCCGGCCGACAAAAGCCTGCACGCGGAATTCTTCGCCGACATCCAGAACACCCTGCATTGGGCCGTTCTGCAAAAGACCGCCAGCGATCTGGTCGTTGAGCGCGTGGACCATCGCAAGGAGACGGCGGGCGTCCTGAGCTTCAAGGGCAAGTCGCCGACAGTCGAAGAGGCCAAGGTCGCGAAAAACCTGATGCACGAGCCTGAAATCAAGGCGCTCAATCACATCACCAGCCTGATGCTGGAGTTCTTCGACAGCCAGGTCGAACAACGGCGCATGACCACACTTGCCGAGTTTCAGTCGAAACTGCGGGATCTGATCAAGCTGGACGGTCGGCCGCTCAAACCCCTGGGGGCGTCCACTTCGGTCAGCCATGCGTCTGCGGCGGCTCACGCATCCAAGGAAATCAAAGCCTATAAGGATCGCCGCAGGCTGGAAGCCGAGAAGGCGGGCGAAGAGCAGCTTCGAAAGATCGCCAAAGACCTCAAGGACAAGAAGCGGCCGAAGTGA
- a CDS encoding ligase-associated DNA damage response DEXH box helicase, whose product MANTDPATLPPHFADWFASRGWAPRRHQLEMVAAGQAGSHALLVAPTGGGKTLAGFLPSLIDLAERGPKPATGPGSGVHTLYLSPLKALTTDVERNLMTPIREIGLNIHVETRTGDTKQSKRQRQRDFPPDILLTTPEQLALFCAWEGARAYFADLKCVVLDEVHAIWSGKRGDLLSLGLGRLQSFAPDMRRVGLSATLEDPDLIRRWLSPSPQVEDVILVRGDPGTPAVIDVLISEGKVPWAGHTGQHAIPEVYAAIQRSTLALIFVNTRWQSEFVFQQLWAINDENLPIGLHHGSLAAEQRRKIEAAMARGDLRAVVCTSTLDLGIDWGDVDLVIQMAAPKGSSRLVQRIGRANHRLDEPSRALLVPASRFEMLECQAAREAVADNAFDWEPIHIGTLDTLAQHIMGVACSEPFDMQVLYDQITGCGPYRALTWEQFEEVVDFVATGGYALRTYDRFARIVRTPDGRWKVRNQQIAQRHRMNVGAIVSAGTLNVRVASRRGGAARRLIGGRKVGEAEEWYFEQLTPGDTFQFAGQVWAFQGITGTDALVTHANDKDPKIPSWGGSKFPLSTSLADRVRDMVHDRDHWRVLPPDVQEWLGLQETRSVIPDAESMLVETFPRGSRHFLVAYPFEGNLAHTTLCMLLTRRLDRMGVGPLGFVVTDYSLAIWSIKPMDGIDLDALFQPDMLGDDLEAWLEESFMMKRSFRNCALISGLIERRQPGAEKTGRQVTFSTDLIYDVLRRHQPDHLLLKTARADAASGLLDVGRLGQMLTRIEGRIRHQPLTRPSPFSVPVLVQIGRERVGGDAAEMILDESAEMLIAEVLEDDA is encoded by the coding sequence GTGGCAAATACTGATCCCGCAACGCTTCCCCCTCACTTCGCCGATTGGTTCGCGTCGCGCGGCTGGGCGCCCCGACGGCATCAGTTGGAGATGGTCGCAGCGGGCCAGGCGGGATCACACGCCCTGCTGGTCGCGCCGACCGGCGGGGGCAAGACGCTGGCGGGGTTCCTGCCCAGTCTGATCGACCTGGCCGAACGTGGGCCGAAGCCAGCGACCGGGCCGGGGTCCGGCGTTCACACCCTGTATCTGTCGCCGCTGAAGGCCCTGACCACAGACGTCGAGCGCAATCTGATGACCCCGATCCGCGAGATCGGGCTGAACATCCATGTCGAGACGCGCACCGGCGACACCAAACAGTCCAAGCGCCAACGACAGAGGGACTTCCCGCCCGACATCCTGCTGACCACGCCCGAACAGCTGGCCCTGTTCTGCGCCTGGGAGGGCGCGCGGGCCTATTTCGCCGATCTGAAATGCGTCGTGCTGGACGAGGTCCACGCGATCTGGAGCGGCAAGCGCGGCGACCTGCTGTCGCTGGGTCTCGGGCGGCTTCAGAGCTTCGCCCCCGATATGCGCCGGGTGGGGCTGAGCGCCACCCTCGAAGACCCGGATCTGATCCGGCGATGGCTCAGTCCATCGCCGCAGGTCGAGGACGTGATCTTGGTCCGTGGCGACCCCGGCACGCCCGCCGTCATCGACGTGCTGATCTCAGAGGGCAAGGTGCCATGGGCGGGCCATACCGGCCAGCACGCGATCCCCGAAGTCTATGCCGCCATCCAGCGTTCGACCCTGGCCCTGATCTTCGTCAATACCCGCTGGCAATCGGAATTCGTGTTCCAGCAGCTTTGGGCCATCAACGACGAGAACCTGCCCATCGGCCTTCACCATGGCTCGCTGGCGGCGGAACAGCGGCGCAAGATAGAGGCGGCGATGGCGCGGGGCGATCTTCGCGCCGTGGTCTGCACCTCGACGCTGGACCTCGGCATCGACTGGGGCGACGTGGACCTGGTGATCCAGATGGCGGCGCCGAAAGGATCGAGCCGCCTGGTCCAGCGGATCGGCCGGGCCAACCACCGGCTGGACGAACCGTCGCGCGCCCTTCTGGTGCCCGCCAGCCGGTTCGAGATGCTGGAGTGCCAGGCGGCGCGCGAGGCGGTGGCCGACAATGCCTTCGACTGGGAGCCGATCCATATCGGCACGCTGGACACCCTGGCTCAGCACATCATGGGTGTCGCCTGTTCCGAGCCGTTCGACATGCAGGTCCTGTATGACCAGATCACCGGCTGCGGCCCCTATCGCGCCCTGACCTGGGAGCAGTTCGAGGAGGTGGTCGATTTCGTCGCGACCGGCGGTTACGCCCTGCGGACCTACGACCGTTTCGCCCGCATCGTCCGAACGCCGGACGGCCGCTGGAAGGTCAGGAACCAGCAGATCGCCCAGCGCCACCGCATGAACGTCGGCGCCATCGTTTCGGCGGGCACGCTGAACGTGCGGGTCGCCAGCCGACGCGGCGGCGCCGCGCGCCGGCTGATCGGCGGCCGCAAGGTGGGCGAGGCCGAGGAATGGTATTTCGAACAGCTGACGCCCGGCGACACTTTTCAGTTCGCGGGTCAGGTCTGGGCGTTTCAAGGCATCACCGGGACCGACGCCCTGGTCACGCACGCCAATGACAAGGATCCCAAGATTCCGTCCTGGGGCGGGTCCAAGTTCCCGCTGTCGACGTCCCTGGCGGACCGGGTGCGCGACATGGTGCACGACCGCGACCACTGGCGCGTCCTGCCGCCCGACGTGCAGGAATGGCTTGGGCTGCAGGAGACGCGGTCGGTCATTCCCGACGCCGAATCCATGCTGGTCGAGACCTTCCCGCGCGGCAGCCGGCATTTCCTGGTCGCCTATCCGTTCGAGGGCAATCTGGCCCACACCACCCTGTGCATGCTGCTGACCCGGCGGCTGGACCGGATGGGCGTGGGACCGCTGGGCTTCGTCGTCACCGACTATTCGCTGGCGATCTGGTCGATCAAGCCGATGGACGGGATCGATCTGGACGCCCTGTTCCAGCCCGACATGCTGGGCGACGATCTGGAAGCCTGGCTGGAGGAAAGCTTCATGATGAAGCGCTCCTTCCGCAATTGCGCCCTGATCTCGGGCTTGATCGAACGCCGCCAGCCCGGCGCCGAGAAGACCGGCCGGCAAGTGACCTTCTCCACCGACCTGATCTACGACGTGCTGCGCCGCCACCAACCCGACCATCTGCTGCTGAAGACCGCCCGCGCCGACGCCGCGTCGGGCCTGCTGGATGTCGGGCGCCTGGGCCAGATGCTGACGCGGATCGAGGGCCGCATCCGGCATCAGCCCCTGACGCGACCGTCGCCCTTCAGCGTGCCGGTGCTGGTCCAGATCGGGCGCGAGCGGGTGGGCGGGGACGCCGCCGAGATGATCCTGGACGAAAGCGCCGAAATGCTGATCGCCGAGGTTCTGGAAGACGACGCATGA